Proteins encoded together in one Asterias rubens chromosome 4, eAstRub1.3, whole genome shotgun sequence window:
- the LOC117289241 gene encoding discoidin, CUB and LCCL domain-containing protein 2-like isoform X2: MSSYYGPVPEPDPGQPYNKYHWVKSAMDKLQTGCQSKRVTSGEIAHAGSIETETTSSDGNGGSEGIYQPLGMESGGIPDDSITSSSYHSALLTRYPPKQARLNYYVLPWCARWNDDSPWIQVDFNDNYVYITGLITEGYLDPIIPYYVMTYTVAYPDGPSWIDVKAQDGSPQEFTGNSDGYSPVTVKFDEALYSSGIRILPTSWKDMSQNENCCMYFEILGYVI, translated from the exons ATGTCGTCTTACTACGGTCCAGTACCCGAGCCGGATCCCGGTCAGCCCTATAACAAATACCACTGGGTGAAATCAGCCATGGATAAGCTTCAAACTGGGTGTCAATCGAAGCGGGTCACATCGGGGGAAATTGCCCATGCAGGAAGTATCGAAACAGAAACTACGAGCTCGGATGGGAATGGTGGAAGTGAAG GCATATACCAACCGCTGGGCATGGAAAGTGGAGGCATCCCCGATGACAGCATTACATCTTCATCGTACCATTCAGCATTGTTGACCAGATATCCGCCGAAGCAGGCCCGTCTTAACTATTACG TGTTGCCATGGTGTGCACGATGGAACGACGATTCTCCTTGGATTCAAGTTGACTTCAATGATAACTACGTGTACATCACAGGCCTAATCACAGAAGGATATCTTGACCCCATCATACCCTACTACGTCATGACGTACACAGTTGCGTATCCTGATGGTCCATCCTGGATCGATGTAAAGGCACAAGATGGATCACCCcaagag TTCACCGGCAATAGCGATGGGTATAGCCCTGTGACCGTCAAGTTCGACGAAGCTTTGTACTCGAGTGGCATACGTATTCTACCCACTTCATGGAAAGACATGTCCCAAAACGAAAACTGCTGTATGTATTTTGAAATACTAGGATATGTAATTTGA
- the LOC117289241 gene encoding discoidin, CUB and LCCL domain-containing protein 2-like isoform X1 has protein sequence MFNVHNFILVLTSCVVVLLTVCICIVESRQMSSYYGPVPEPDPGQPYNKYHWVKSAMDKLQTGCQSKRVTSGEIAHAGSIETETTSSDGNGGSEGIYQPLGMESGGIPDDSITSSSYHSALLTRYPPKQARLNYYVLPWCARWNDDSPWIQVDFNDNYVYITGLITEGYLDPIIPYYVMTYTVAYPDGPSWIDVKAQDGSPQEFTGNSDGYSPVTVKFDEALYSSGIRILPTSWKDMSQNENCCMYFEILGYVI, from the exons ATGTTCAATGTACATAATTTCATCCTCGTGTTGACGTCGTGTGTAGTGGTTTTACTTACAG tttgcATTTGCATCGTTGAGAGCCGTCAGATGTCGTCTTACTACGGTCCAGTACCCGAGCCGGATCCCGGTCAGCCCTATAACAAATACCACTGGGTGAAATCAGCCATGGATAAGCTTCAAACTGGGTGTCAATCGAAGCGGGTCACATCGGGGGAAATTGCCCATGCAGGAAGTATCGAAACAGAAACTACGAGCTCGGATGGGAATGGTGGAAGTGAAG GCATATACCAACCGCTGGGCATGGAAAGTGGAGGCATCCCCGATGACAGCATTACATCTTCATCGTACCATTCAGCATTGTTGACCAGATATCCGCCGAAGCAGGCCCGTCTTAACTATTACG TGTTGCCATGGTGTGCACGATGGAACGACGATTCTCCTTGGATTCAAGTTGACTTCAATGATAACTACGTGTACATCACAGGCCTAATCACAGAAGGATATCTTGACCCCATCATACCCTACTACGTCATGACGTACACAGTTGCGTATCCTGATGGTCCATCCTGGATCGATGTAAAGGCACAAGATGGATCACCCcaagag TTCACCGGCAATAGCGATGGGTATAGCCCTGTGACCGTCAAGTTCGACGAAGCTTTGTACTCGAGTGGCATACGTATTCTACCCACTTCATGGAAAGACATGTCCCAAAACGAAAACTGCTGTATGTATTTTGAAATACTAGGATATGTAATTTGA